A window of Fragaria vesca subsp. vesca linkage group LG7, FraVesHawaii_1.0, whole genome shotgun sequence contains these coding sequences:
- the LOC101291977 gene encoding psoralen synthase-like, whose amino-acid sequence MVAEDDLVGMNYLRAVIKETFRLYPTIPVLFPKISTEDVRINGYDIKANTQAIVNIWKISRDPKSFDNPDEFEPERFLKSSINFKGNDFELIPFGSGRRICPAIQYVSAIHEIALANLVHKFNWALPEAARGHEDLDMTD is encoded by the coding sequence ATGGTAGCAGAGGATGATTTAGTTGGCATGAACTATTTGAGAGCGGTGATCAAAGAGACTTTTCGCTTATATCCTACCATTCCGGTACTATTTCCCAAGATATCGACGGAAGATGTGAGAATAAATGGTTATGACATCAAAGCCAACACACAAGCTATAGTAAATATCTGGAAAATCAGTAGAGATCCAAAGTCATTCGACAATCCAGACGAATTCGAGCCAGAAAGGTTTTTAAAAAGCTCCATCAACTTCAAAGGAAATGACTTCGAATTGATTCCGTTTGGGTCCGGTAGAAGGATTTGTCCGGCAATTCAATATGTATCGGCTATTCATGAAATTGCTTTAGCAAACCTTGTGCACAAGTTTAATTGGGCATTGCCTGAAGCAGCAAGAGGTCATGAGGATTTAGACATGACAGATTGA